In the genome of bacterium, one region contains:
- the fabG gene encoding 3-oxoacyl-[acyl-carrier-protein] reductase, which translates to MKLSERVAIVTGAGRGIGAAIARKLAENGAKVALVDINENDLKARLEEIEKNGGTAKYFLCDVSDWEQVNQTVEQINKLWGKIDILVNNAGITKDNLILRMTPEDWDAVMRVNLKGAFLFTKAVVRPMMRNKYGKIVNISSVVGIFGNAGQANYSASKAGLLGFTKSVAKEFAKKGIRCNAVAPGFIETDMTKGLPEDVKNTFINNTPLGYPGSPDDVANVVVFLCSPESDYITGEIIRVDGGMAM; encoded by the coding sequence ATGAAACTTTCCGAAAGAGTAGCAATCGTTACTGGTGCGGGAAGAGGTATCGGCGCTGCTATAGCCAGAAAACTTGCTGAGAACGGCGCCAAAGTAGCGTTGGTGGACATAAACGAGAATGACCTGAAAGCAAGGTTGGAGGAGATCGAAAAAAACGGGGGCACGGCAAAGTATTTCCTTTGTGATGTGAGCGATTGGGAACAGGTGAACCAGACGGTGGAGCAGATAAACAAACTATGGGGAAAAATTGATATTCTCGTTAACAACGCCGGTATAACGAAGGACAATTTAATTTTGAGAATGACCCCCGAGGACTGGGACGCTGTGATGAGGGTTAATCTTAAAGGTGCATTTCTCTTCACTAAAGCTGTGGTCCGCCCGATGATGCGAAATAAATACGGTAAAATAGTCAATATTTCGTCGGTGGTGGGGATTTTTGGTAATGCAGGACAGGCTAACTATTCGGCGTCGAAAGCTGGCTTACTTGGATTCACGAAAAGTGTGGCTAAGGAGTTTGCCAAGAAAGGTATAAGATGCAACGCCGTAGCACCGGGTTTCATAGAGACCGACATGACTAAAGGTCTGCCAGAAGATGTGAAAAATACTTTTATTAATAACACACCGCTCGGATATCCGGGGTCACCTGATGATGTCGCGAATGTGGTGGTGTTTTTGTGTTCCCCCGAAAGCGATTACATAACAGGAGAGATAATAAGAGTTGATGGTGGTATGGCGATGTGA
- a CDS encoding UvrD-helicase domain-containing protein — MKNICPEKLNKSQAAAAKASGFTFVRAGAGTGKTRILACRFVNVLADLIACGIPPEEAVTRIFAVTFTEKATAEMVARIGEMLYSLWRDTQALTWYNAYKSFDKAQISTIHSLCRGILARYPFKAGLTPGFDVSPQALPIEELVRDFLEDSLKRREDLRDIVFFFIRNEALQDLRETIFKIFVNRSKYITHIKILAESNPAELGNAWKKLCISWFNQIKEEAKKVATELESFDGRAIANARELASVIAESKFPLEETDISKIEEFKLSGSYKDPVKKGLIKRVKELKTNIISLANYELIDDYAYACVNLAKLYLEFEDFVWRGRDKASTLDYADLLILTRELVYSMGDEIVDDIVPHQLLVDEFQDISPLQWDILHWFFARCKGGLMVGDEKQSIYWFRGAEVETMRKGEKFATEKGFEPVELAENYRTSKGLLEDRLNKIFSVLFNPSENQYEPRHQELVSRRESAIEPIFEIIPYPKNCPFKEYQLAARYVLSLLSGEREIFVVDEDSQQARRLQPGDIMVLTRKGDVVFNIIKELRQAGIAAVPLVERGFFDTEEVKTILSLMQFLLNPFENNGALFLLLTSNAFGLKPGEITDKLGINEKSLWMRLKIYAQNAQDERFDPLCRAYKILSALIDKVDKLPPDKILDEFLFGYGFIAALSATTGDTAFENIMKLLGMVKSVSSGGESLSDIVEYLENIAQIGQVGYAKPLKTLDAVRVSTIHSAKGLEAPFVVVVESHGKKDDKVYLCPELEGVVFPKIKKLDNPILNRAKSISTAKADAEEKRLFYVALTRAKDHLAIICKNNNTYYKWFFENPVKEGVISEQDYQFLDYEDLPPLFEPISEPRPAHIPAYWSLAREPVPRKSLIMLSARQAAQIVTGIRFDEEFHYEMESGSLNWGRLVHQALSLAPFDSAESLKAIAEKIGEKSIYPVLMRFFNSEWHEILSKSNNKKEVQLVLRSGNLVVNGVADVVVFSPPMIWDYKTGGRNPDKELFYKTQVNFYRLALASELGINPNEVKTYLLFIGDEIESVEVEFDENIMKNLEEMIDTNTF, encoded by the coding sequence GTGAAAAACATTTGCCCTGAAAAACTTAATAAAAGTCAGGCTGCCGCAGCAAAAGCATCCGGATTCACATTCGTGAGGGCAGGAGCAGGCACTGGCAAAACTCGCATTTTAGCTTGTCGCTTTGTTAATGTCCTCGCGGACCTTATCGCTTGTGGCATACCCCCCGAAGAAGCCGTAACGAGAATTTTTGCCGTAACCTTTACCGAGAAAGCCACCGCTGAGATGGTCGCTCGCATTGGCGAAATGCTTTATTCCCTCTGGAGAGATACCCAAGCGCTCACATGGTATAATGCTTATAAATCGTTTGATAAAGCGCAAATTTCGACTATTCACTCGCTTTGCCGTGGAATTCTCGCACGCTACCCGTTTAAAGCAGGGCTGACACCGGGATTCGATGTATCACCGCAGGCACTACCCATAGAAGAGCTCGTGAGGGATTTTCTTGAGGATTCGCTGAAACGCAGGGAAGACTTGCGAGATATCGTGTTTTTCTTCATAAGGAACGAGGCTCTGCAAGATTTGAGGGAAACGATATTCAAAATATTCGTTAATCGCAGTAAATACATAACCCACATAAAAATCCTTGCGGAGTCCAATCCAGCAGAGCTTGGAAATGCATGGAAGAAGCTTTGTATAAGCTGGTTCAATCAAATTAAGGAAGAAGCGAAAAAAGTTGCGACCGAACTTGAGAGCTTCGATGGCAGGGCAATTGCTAACGCCCGAGAGCTGGCGTCGGTCATAGCTGAAAGCAAATTCCCATTAGAGGAAACTGATATTTCTAAAATTGAAGAGTTTAAACTATCCGGCAGTTACAAAGACCCAGTTAAAAAAGGCTTAATAAAAAGGGTAAAAGAATTGAAAACTAACATCATATCTCTGGCGAACTACGAGCTGATAGATGACTATGCTTATGCCTGCGTTAACCTTGCGAAACTTTACCTTGAATTCGAGGATTTTGTATGGCGTGGCAGGGATAAGGCATCAACCCTTGATTATGCGGACCTTTTAATTCTGACGAGGGAACTCGTCTACAGCATGGGCGATGAGATTGTTGATGATATAGTTCCTCATCAGCTTCTTGTTGATGAATTTCAGGACATTTCACCGCTTCAGTGGGATATTTTGCACTGGTTTTTCGCGCGCTGCAAGGGTGGCCTTATGGTGGGTGATGAGAAGCAATCAATTTACTGGTTTCGCGGCGCCGAGGTAGAAACGATGCGCAAAGGTGAAAAATTCGCGACCGAAAAAGGTTTCGAACCTGTGGAACTTGCGGAAAACTATAGAACATCTAAAGGACTTCTTGAGGATAGGCTTAATAAAATTTTCAGCGTTTTGTTCAACCCCTCTGAGAATCAATACGAGCCAAGACATCAGGAACTGGTTTCAAGGCGTGAGAGCGCGATAGAGCCAATCTTTGAGATAATCCCGTATCCAAAAAACTGCCCTTTTAAAGAATACCAGCTTGCTGCGCGGTATGTTCTTTCTTTGCTCAGCGGTGAACGAGAAATTTTTGTCGTGGATGAGGATAGCCAACAAGCACGCAGGTTGCAGCCTGGTGATATAATGGTCCTTACGCGAAAGGGCGATGTAGTTTTCAACATAATAAAAGAGCTGCGTCAGGCGGGAATAGCGGCGGTTCCGCTGGTGGAAAGAGGTTTTTTCGACACGGAGGAAGTAAAGACAATCCTTAGCCTCATGCAATTTCTTTTGAACCCGTTCGAGAACAACGGCGCTTTGTTTTTGCTTTTAACATCGAATGCGTTTGGCTTGAAACCCGGGGAGATAACGGATAAGCTCGGAATTAATGAGAAATCGCTTTGGATGAGGCTCAAAATTTATGCGCAAAATGCGCAGGACGAAAGATTTGACCCACTTTGCAGGGCGTATAAAATTTTGTCTGCCCTTATTGATAAGGTAGATAAACTGCCCCCCGATAAAATTCTTGATGAATTTCTTTTTGGCTACGGATTTATTGCTGCCCTTTCGGCGACCACAGGCGATACAGCTTTTGAGAATATAATGAAACTTTTGGGAATGGTCAAAAGCGTTTCTTCAGGTGGTGAGTCGTTGAGCGACATTGTGGAATATCTTGAGAACATTGCGCAAATCGGGCAGGTTGGTTACGCTAAACCGTTGAAAACTTTGGATGCGGTTAGAGTAAGTACAATTCATTCCGCAAAAGGACTTGAGGCGCCTTTTGTGGTGGTGGTCGAATCGCATGGGAAAAAGGATGATAAAGTTTACTTGTGCCCTGAATTGGAAGGAGTCGTGTTTCCCAAAATCAAGAAGCTCGATAATCCAATACTTAATCGTGCCAAAAGCATAAGCACTGCCAAAGCAGACGCTGAGGAAAAAAGGTTGTTTTATGTTGCGTTAACTCGCGCTAAAGACCATCTGGCCATTATTTGCAAGAATAATAACACTTACTACAAGTGGTTTTTCGAAAATCCAGTTAAGGAAGGTGTCATATCAGAGCAAGATTATCAGTTTCTCGATTACGAGGACCTCCCACCGCTTTTTGAGCCTATTTCGGAGCCACGACCGGCGCACATCCCGGCTTACTGGTCGTTGGCTCGTGAACCAGTGCCGAGAAAATCTCTGATAATGCTTTCTGCCCGACAGGCTGCGCAGATAGTAACGGGGATTCGGTTTGACGAAGAGTTTCATTATGAGATGGAAAGTGGTAGTTTAAACTGGGGGAGACTGGTTCATCAGGCGTTATCGCTGGCGCCGTTCGATAGTGCGGAGAGCTTAAAAGCTATTGCGGAAAAAATAGGAGAAAAGTCTATCTATCCAGTTCTCATGAGGTTTTTTAATTCGGAGTGGCACGAAATTCTCTCAAAGAGCAATAATAAGAAGGAAGTTCAGCTCGTTTTGAGGTCGGGGAATTTGGTCGTAAATGGAGTTGCCGATGTGGTCGTATTCTCACCCCCTATGATATGGGATTACAAGACCGGGGGGCGAAATCCCGATAAAGAACTTTTCTACAAAACGCAAGTTAACTTTTATCGTCTCGCGCTGGCTTCGGAGCTCGGTATAAACCCGAATGAGGTTAAAACCTACCTACTGTTCATTGGCGATGAAATAGAGTCTGTCGAAGTTGAATTTGATGAAAATATTATGAAAAATTTGGAGGAGATGATTGATACAAACACCTTTTGA
- a CDS encoding sugar transferase translates to MVLRRSAERAAKQIIWLGYLLLPIAGFSFAWWLRFRSGLFEVVDFQPFPKYHIPIIIVAAFWAIVYRARGLHNPDFSVNFWREGLRVIWASILAMILPMALAFTYRGYFYSRLVMITGAGTSAILCFAYKQAVKSILRKMVLRKIGVARKIIIGCDNFAQQIIDSISKDRLSAAGLVGMVSIRGERCTADLPYLGELENLREILISGQYDEVILASPQVDEQTILKIIYECRKEQVQFSLVPKFWHLLKGRVSIEQSGELRVIAFKDLALKGWQRTLKRIMDIVVSLVMLVVLSPLFGLIALLIKVTSKGPVFFKQERIGRNGRKFIMLKFRSMYEDAEKRLEEYLAKNEVEGPIFKIKDDPRITPVGKFLRRYSLDELPQLINVLLGQMSLVGPRPPLEREVKEYEEWQLRRIDVTPGMTGLWQVSGRSDLPFSQMVQLDIYYIEHWSIWLDIKILLKTIPAVLSGKGAY, encoded by the coding sequence ATGGTTCTGCGAAGAAGCGCTGAAAGAGCAGCAAAACAGATAATCTGGCTCGGTTATCTTTTGCTCCCTATAGCTGGTTTTTCCTTCGCGTGGTGGCTAAGATTCCGCTCCGGGCTGTTTGAGGTCGTGGACTTTCAGCCGTTCCCTAAATACCACATTCCGATAATAATCGTTGCAGCATTTTGGGCTATAGTCTACAGAGCAAGAGGACTTCATAACCCAGATTTTTCGGTAAATTTCTGGCGCGAGGGATTAAGAGTAATATGGGCGTCGATACTGGCAATGATACTGCCTATGGCGCTGGCGTTCACATACCGGGGATACTTCTATTCAAGGCTCGTCATGATTACGGGTGCGGGAACATCGGCTATACTCTGCTTCGCGTACAAGCAAGCCGTAAAATCTATTCTGAGAAAGATGGTGCTTAGGAAAATAGGCGTTGCAAGAAAAATTATTATAGGTTGCGATAACTTTGCTCAACAGATAATAGATAGCATCAGCAAGGATAGGCTTTCAGCTGCCGGCTTGGTCGGAATGGTTTCGATTCGTGGAGAAAGGTGCACCGCTGACCTTCCATATCTTGGCGAACTCGAGAATCTTCGCGAAATCCTCATAAGCGGACAATACGATGAGGTGATACTGGCAAGTCCACAGGTGGACGAACAGACGATCCTGAAAATAATCTACGAATGTCGAAAGGAACAGGTTCAATTCAGTCTGGTGCCGAAGTTCTGGCATCTTCTTAAAGGACGAGTTTCGATAGAACAATCAGGTGAACTAAGGGTTATAGCATTCAAAGACCTTGCCTTAAAGGGGTGGCAACGCACACTGAAGCGGATAATGGATATAGTGGTTTCGTTGGTAATGCTTGTTGTTTTGTCACCTCTTTTCGGATTGATCGCTTTGCTTATAAAAGTTACCAGCAAGGGACCCGTGTTTTTCAAGCAGGAACGCATAGGGCGAAACGGACGCAAGTTTATTATGCTTAAGTTCCGCTCTATGTATGAAGATGCTGAAAAGAGGCTTGAGGAATATCTTGCCAAAAACGAAGTGGAAGGACCGATTTTTAAAATCAAGGATGACCCCCGAATAACACCTGTAGGTAAGTTTTTACGCAGATACTCGCTGGACGAACTTCCCCAGCTTATCAATGTTCTTCTCGGGCAGATGTCACTCGTGGGACCGAGACCACCCCTCGAGAGAGAGGTGAAAGAATACGAGGAATGGCAATTAAGAAGAATCGATGTTACGCCGGGCATGACGGGTCTTTGGCAGGTTTCAGGGCGTTCCGATTTGCCATTCTCTCAGATGGTGCAACTCGATATTTACTACATCGAACACTGGTCCATATGGCTTGACATAAAAATTCTTCTAAAAACCATACCAGCTGTCTTGAGCGGAAAAGGAGCTTATTAG
- a CDS encoding DUF1573 domain-containing protein produces MRGVVTVTVAALILLTIAFAQLQTQQQPRQPATRQVPMPDSLSKARIDFDSRSFDFGYCVPGNFRLVHTYEIRNIGEDTLVIKGVRPTCGCTAAPLEKRILAPGERTKLTAYFRTRGYRHRTRKSIRVMSNDPTRRLASLTFTTNFDTADWFNKEKGIRVVPDPLYLDFGKGNDFKTKLTVKIKNLSDKNLKLEVVDYTDKVFEKPVLKSKNLKKKKSTKLTVQLVPNYDMNMPIQASITIAAYDSNNKEVIRFTIPAVGGGR; encoded by the coding sequence ATGCGAGGAGTGGTTACTGTAACTGTTGCGGCATTAATTTTATTAACGATAGCTTTTGCGCAGCTCCAAACTCAGCAGCAACCGAGACAGCCAGCGACTCGGCAAGTTCCGATGCCGGATTCGCTTTCCAAGGCGCGAATAGATTTCGATTCAAGGAGTTTTGATTTTGGTTATTGTGTTCCTGGCAATTTTAGATTGGTTCACACATATGAGATTAGAAATATAGGCGAGGACACGCTTGTGATAAAAGGCGTGAGACCCACATGCGGCTGCACAGCTGCACCGCTCGAAAAAAGAATACTTGCTCCGGGCGAAAGAACGAAGCTTACGGCATATTTCCGCACCAGAGGATACAGGCACAGAACGAGGAAGTCCATAAGAGTAATGTCCAATGACCCCACGAGAAGATTGGCATCTCTAACATTCACAACCAATTTCGACACCGCCGATTGGTTTAACAAGGAGAAGGGCATAAGAGTTGTTCCTGACCCGCTATATCTCGACTTCGGCAAAGGCAACGATTTCAAAACCAAATTAACTGTGAAAATAAAGAACCTTTCAGATAAAAATCTTAAACTCGAGGTCGTCGACTATACGGACAAAGTTTTCGAGAAACCTGTTCTTAAATCAAAGAACCTCAAGAAGAAAAAGTCGACCAAGCTTACCGTTCAGCTCGTTCCGAATTACGATATGAACATGCCGATTCAAGCCTCTATAACGATAGCTGCTTACGATTCAAACAATAAAGAGGTGATTAGGTTTACCATCCCGGCTGTAGGCGGCGGGAGATAA
- a CDS encoding endonuclease MutS2 has protein sequence MGEENIKIPAIESLIDPLAHTLEVLEFGKIIQRIETFCESETAKRRVRGIKPLSDPEAIKAQQELISEVRNLLNTSGQPDLTGLGDPQDFIVKATKEGVLTEEELWEISKLSRLTHRVMKLARDRDRYPRLRSMLDGLSETTAVHRNIDRFIAPPGVFVEEASERLTQLKAERKVIHDKLQVKLQSMLEDEKYADFWQEQLITLRNERFVLPLKAEHKSHLPGVIHDRSATGATLFVEPLEVVPLNNQLREIELEAKQERTRILRTLSEIVAAYAEKLLNNLKILHELDFAAAIAKFADTIDANMPTVIPDGPVKIVEARHPLLHLELGKDNVVPLDIELSPKTRCVIITGPNMGGKTVALKTIGLVILMGMCGLPVPAQSKTIIPVFTKFFADIGDEQSVESSISSFASHILHYKQAAEQADENSLVLFDELGSATDPQESLPLAWALLEHLIEKGATTIVNTHIGGLLGLAAKRDDVVNAAMEFDEDKMKPTYRLLVGVPGRSWAAQIAQMLGFPEKILTRAKELTSGGDALSDVLTQLRRKIREVEDIKRRLSEELADAKAKRQILEGLIISNREKEKELSRLRRVYEDLRDSRIAAAVEREIDRIREEWEKIIAEKPQLYKKQKQANEFISRLKARLKRAEKAVAQRMGMPKKLEPGQRVFIYRLRKWGDVMEGTDEQGFVKILVGRMTLRIHSSGVDTETEYERKRAQRKKEGGINYEPRVVPKKLDVRGLSPEEAWDKVDRLLDDAVASDVEQVLIVHGKGKGVLRRAIRDKLHADPRVAQLRLPDERMGGDGATIVVMRKEEEESSEQSQENADEESS, from the coding sequence ATGGGCGAAGAAAATATCAAAATACCAGCCATCGAGTCGTTGATTGACCCACTCGCGCACACGCTTGAGGTGCTCGAGTTCGGGAAAATAATACAACGGATCGAGACATTCTGCGAATCAGAGACTGCCAAACGGCGAGTTCGCGGGATAAAACCGCTTTCAGACCCAGAGGCTATCAAAGCGCAGCAGGAACTAATTTCTGAGGTAAGAAACCTTCTTAACACATCGGGTCAACCCGATTTGACGGGACTCGGCGACCCACAGGATTTCATAGTTAAAGCCACCAAGGAAGGTGTCCTCACCGAAGAAGAGCTATGGGAAATATCGAAATTAAGCAGATTAACGCATAGAGTAATGAAACTTGCCCGGGACAGAGACAGATATCCAAGGTTGCGTTCGATGCTTGACGGGCTTTCAGAAACCACTGCTGTGCACAGAAATATAGACCGCTTTATTGCTCCGCCGGGAGTTTTCGTGGAGGAGGCATCGGAAAGGTTGACGCAGCTTAAGGCAGAGCGGAAAGTGATTCACGACAAGCTTCAGGTTAAACTTCAGTCGATGCTCGAGGACGAGAAGTATGCGGATTTTTGGCAGGAGCAGTTGATCACGCTTAGGAATGAGAGGTTCGTTCTTCCGCTCAAAGCGGAGCACAAGTCACATCTTCCCGGGGTTATTCATGACCGCTCGGCTACTGGCGCAACGTTGTTTGTGGAGCCCCTTGAGGTGGTGCCGCTGAACAATCAACTTCGAGAAATAGAGCTTGAAGCGAAGCAGGAGCGGACAAGAATCCTGCGAACACTCTCGGAAATCGTTGCTGCATACGCTGAAAAGCTTCTTAACAACCTAAAAATCCTTCATGAGCTTGACTTCGCGGCGGCTATAGCAAAATTCGCCGATACCATCGACGCAAACATGCCGACCGTTATTCCCGATGGTCCTGTAAAGATAGTTGAGGCGAGACACCCTCTCCTGCACCTTGAACTTGGCAAGGACAATGTGGTTCCTCTCGACATTGAGCTTTCCCCGAAAACGCGATGCGTAATAATAACGGGACCCAACATGGGCGGCAAAACGGTAGCTCTAAAAACTATCGGACTCGTGATTTTGATGGGCATGTGTGGACTTCCTGTGCCAGCTCAAAGCAAAACTATAATACCAGTTTTCACGAAATTTTTTGCCGACATAGGCGACGAACAATCAGTAGAGTCGAGCATATCGTCTTTCGCAAGCCACATCCTGCATTACAAGCAGGCGGCTGAACAGGCAGATGAAAATTCTCTCGTTCTTTTTGACGAGCTTGGAAGCGCGACTGACCCTCAGGAAAGTCTTCCGTTAGCATGGGCTCTTCTTGAACACCTTATCGAGAAAGGCGCCACGACTATAGTTAACACCCACATTGGTGGTCTTCTCGGACTGGCAGCTAAAAGGGACGATGTCGTTAACGCTGCGATGGAGTTCGACGAAGATAAAATGAAGCCTACATACAGGCTTCTTGTTGGTGTTCCCGGGCGTAGTTGGGCAGCCCAGATAGCGCAGATGCTCGGTTTCCCTGAAAAAATTCTTACGAGAGCTAAGGAGCTAACATCGGGCGGTGATGCACTGTCGGATGTGTTGACACAGCTACGGCGAAAAATCCGCGAGGTGGAGGATATTAAGAGAAGGCTGTCCGAGGAACTTGCCGATGCAAAGGCTAAAAGGCAGATTCTTGAAGGGCTCATAATATCTAATAGAGAGAAAGAGAAAGAGCTTTCGCGTCTTAGGCGGGTTTATGAGGATTTGCGCGATAGTCGCATTGCCGCAGCAGTCGAACGCGAGATAGACAGAATTCGCGAGGAGTGGGAAAAAATAATAGCCGAAAAACCGCAGCTTTACAAAAAGCAAAAGCAGGCTAATGAATTCATATCCCGGTTAAAGGCGCGACTTAAGCGAGCCGAGAAAGCGGTCGCACAGAGAATGGGAATGCCAAAAAAGCTTGAACCGGGGCAACGAGTTTTCATTTACAGGCTACGCAAATGGGGTGATGTTATGGAAGGAACTGATGAGCAGGGCTTCGTGAAAATACTCGTCGGTAGGATGACTTTAAGGATACACTCAAGCGGTGTGGATACCGAGACCGAATATGAACGCAAGCGAGCACAAAGAAAAAAGGAAGGTGGTATAAACTACGAGCCGAGAGTGGTTCCGAAGAAGCTCGATGTTCGCGGTTTATCTCCTGAGGAGGCATGGGACAAAGTTGATAGACTTCTTGATGATGCTGTAGCGTCTGATGTGGAGCAGGTTTTAATCGTGCACGGCAAAGGTAAGGGTGTGCTGAGGCGCGCTATAAGAGATAAACTCCATGCTGACCCGCGTGTTGCTCAACTGCGATTACCCGACGAAAGAATGGGCGGCGATGGTGCAACCATAGTCGTAATGAGGAAAGAAGAGGAAGAATCATCTGAACAGTCTCAGGAAAATGCCGACGAAGAAAGTTCCTAA